A genomic window from Cardiocondyla obscurior isolate alpha-2009 linkage group LG02, Cobs3.1, whole genome shotgun sequence includes:
- the LOC139113375 gene encoding uncharacterized protein, translated as MHRWTHELAMLVFLFTICNLFGAHATKLEQIHDDKLLKLIKVEEYVIVLFISNDCPDCHIYEKKLAEVVNFHDDLPFLKSIRIFKAVNSQLLQLYSNAKEPVILFFRHGLPLMYDSTDLTPDKENEDIIAMFEENKAPTVKELTDDTFEHLTQASTGATTGDWFIMFYSTDCVECLRMMAKWETVGAKLKHRVNVALVNKATTGISTAKRFNVYNTPQFILFRHGKMYRYETTTYDIAFFISFAKEWYKNIRPEEVPPLPSLFDEYAKLIVAFLYDNPWILKLVSICIGVLVIVLATTKCMKVDETPEEKED; from the exons CTCGAGCAGATACACGACGACAAACTCCTGAAACTCATAAAAGTCGAAGAATACGTGATCGTTCTATTTA taagCAACGATTGTCCAGATTGTCATATATATGAAAAGAAGCTGGCAGAAGTCGTCAACTTCCATGACGATTTGCCTTTCTTGAAATCGATACGAATTTTCAAAGCTGTTAACAGTCAATTGCTTCAGTTATATAGCAATGCTAAAGAACCTGTTATACTGTTTTTCCGACATGGGCTTCCTTTAATGTATGACAGCACAGATTTAACTCCAGATAAAg AAAACGAGGATATAATAGCGAtgtttgaagaaaataaagcaCCCACAGTAAAGGAACTTACAGACGATACATTTGAGCATTTAACTCAAGCAAGCACCGGTGCCACAACTGGTGACTGGTTTATTATGTT ttACAGTACTGATTGCGTGGAATGTTTGCGAATGATGGCAAAATGGGAAACGGTCGGTGCTAAACTGAAACACAGAGTAAATGTAGCACTTGTTAATAAAGCCACAACTGGAATTTCCACAGCGAAAAGATTCAATGTATATAATACTCCACAATTTATACT TTTTAGGCATGGGAAAATGTATCGGTATGAAACAACGACATATGATATTGCTTTCTTCATATCATTCGCTAAAGAATGGTACAAAAATATAAGACCAGAAGAAGTACCTCCACTTCCAAGCCTCTT TGACGAATACGCCAAATTAATTGTAGCTTTTCTTTACGATAATCCGTGGATACTTAAACTAGTTAGCATATGCATTGGAGTGCTAGTTATTGTTTTAGCAACTACTAAATGTATGAAAGTGGATGAAACTccagaggaaaaagaagactaa
- the LOC139113376 gene encoding ELMO domain-containing protein 2 produces MFKYLWTFVYWYFRPLIKWFLRHTTHMCELQRICYGQPSGAPRTFAVEQSLGLSRDTNIRTLVAYLNDVADRRGITTKTERKILEDAIRTVLMTKKINPTAHPNFAKSFGKCVELIWGYRQLCVECEELRKTPYNADNQEHEQKLLKLWNLLMPHEPLDTRVTKQWQEIGFQGDDPKTDFRGMGILGLENLVYFAQEYPSMATHVLSHSHHPRYGYAFAIVGINLTSMALKLLRDGSAKTHIYNSSKTLPTIRAFHQFYCYLFYEFDGFWIESKPSNMMEFSSIQEKFENSIRMALANPLTIFRINMAVDNI; encoded by the coding sequence ATGTTCAAGTACCTCTGGACTTTCGTGTACTGGTACTTCAGGCCTCTGATAAAATGGTTCTTGCGCCACACCACGCATATGTGCGAATTACAGAGGATCTGCTACGGACAGCCGTCCGGAGCACCGCGCACTTTTGCCGTTGAGCAAAGTCTCGGACTGTCGCGCGATACAAATATCAGGACTCTCGTCGCTTACCTGAACGACGTTGCCGATCGCCGCGGAATAACGACGAAAACGGAACGTAAAATTCTCGAAGATGCCATCAGAACTGTACTGATGACCAAGAAGATCAATCCCACGGCGCATCCGAACTTCGCCAAGTCATTTGGCAAGTGTGTGGAGCTGATATGGGGTTATCGTCAACTCTGCGTAGAATGCGAGGAGCTTAGGAAGACGCCGTACAATGCAGACAATCAGGAGCACGAACAAAAACTGCTCAAATTGTGGAATTTATTAATGCCGCACGAGCCTTTGGACACGAGGGTGACCAAGCAATGGCAGGAGATCGGTTTCCAGGGGGACGATCCTAAGACGGACTTTCGCGGAATGGGAATTCTAGGACTGGAGAATCTCGTTTATTTTGCTCAAGAATATCCCAGCATGGCCACACACGTATTATCTCATTCGCATCATCCGCGTTACGGATATGCATTCGCTATAGTTGGTATAAATCTCACAAGCATGGCTTTGAAATTGCTTAGGGATGGCAGTGCTAAGACTCATATATATAATTCCTCAAAAACCCTGCCGACAATTCGTGCCTTTCATCAATTTTACTGTTATCTATTTTATGAATTCGACGGATTCTGGATCGAATCGAAACCTAGTAATATGATGGAGTTCTCATCGATAcaagaaaaatttgaaaatagtATCAGAATGGCATTAGCTAATCCTTTAACTATTTTTAGGATAAATATGGCAGtcgacaatatttaa
- the Gen gene encoding flap endonuclease GEN → MGVKDLWNILSPVCEKKPLYELQGKTVAIDLSGWVVDSQTVVDNVVQPKMYLRNLYFRTASILTQGIFPVFVLEGEAPVLKHKTIERRNNIRGRHQEKKTAKKKGRTQFNRVLNECRELLRYMGISCVKSHGEAEALCARLNEDGLVDGCISQDSDCFLYGAKTVYKNFSISAQGNSGATGGSVEIYSIEKIEKILNIGRNKMIALALLCGCDYNEGVNGVGKEAALKFFKTVEEKDVLQRLNNWRFDKSLDRTELELLNPDLCTSCGHQGKLRKHLNSGCVDCGTIRTCNDDFKEKRALILNEISLRKKALHDKNFPSQELIDEFLTRKDSALTKLDIKWKQPQIFQFIDFMDKHVCWKPQYAFEKIFALTTRWQVLHLPDFTIHERLSMTDLFIPDYIKKIRNIRSIASYEIIWKKEHTAVDMLNEFKKQAKEDDDDDDDDINDNLLSSIEPQEMVLKCYPELVETFENTRNVKMKKKVPTTRRKKVTANAVNTNNDVEINDIKLNKKKLKTKTKENNRKIDEFIHTNALSLEDSFEQMIISPKRSKKENVSSKVNKLKHGPQFKRVLETEKLNSKLNNTFDKMFNELSSNDFMSENEDNELDVTHVIENICSKQVFQISMKNHQSIKSSTSTIENIKECTKTDELESVTCTKENYIYKDHGKQTSDNSDDEFGDINESYIPINQRIQLEKGQEFLSSCNQVEKKFNCDFENIMDETNNKSICLDM, encoded by the exons ATGGGCGTCAAGGATCTGTGGAACATCCTGTCGCCTGTGTGCGAGAAGAAGCCGCTGTATGAATTACAGGGAAAGACTGTAGCGATTGATTTAAGCGGATGGGTTGTGGACAGTCAGACGGTCGTTGATAACGTCGTGCAACCGAAGATGTATCTCAG AAACTTATACTTTCGTACAGCATCTATTCTTACACAGGGAATATTTCCAGTATTTGTATTGGAAGGAGAAGCACCTGTACTGAAACATAAAACTATCGAAAGAAGGAACAATATTCGTGGCAGACATCAGGAGAAAAAGACCGCTAAGAAAAAAGGACGCACGCAATTTAATCGTGTTCTGAATGAGTGTAGAGAATTATTAAGATACATGGGTATTAGTTGTGTAAAGAGTCACGGCGAAGCAGAAGCTTTGTGTGCTCGCTTAAATGAAGATGGA cTTGTAGATGGATGTATAAGCCAAGATAGTGACTGTTTTTTATACGGCGCAAAAACagtatataaaaacttttctatAAGTGCCCAAGGAAATTCTGGAGCTACAGGTGGTTCTGTAGAAATATACAGTAtagaaaagatagaaaaaatattaaatataggacgaaataaaatgataGCATTAGCTTTGTTGTGTGGCTGCGATTATAATGAGGGAGTAAATGGTGTTGGAAAGGAGGctgctttaaaatttttcaagacagTTGAAGAAAAAGATGTCTTACAAAG GCTTAACAATTGGAGATTTGACAAAAGTTTGGATAGAACtgaattagaattattaaatccaGATTTATGTACGTCATGTGGTCATCAAGGAAAATTGCGAAAGCATTTGAATTCTGGTTGCGTCGATTGTGGAACTATTAGGACGTGTAATGATGatttcaa GGAAAAGAGAGCGTTGATATTAAACGAAATATCATTGAGAAAGAAAGCACTtcatgataaaaattttccgaGTCAGGAATTGATAGATGAATTTCTTACTAGGAAGGACTCGGCTCTAACTAAATTAGATATAAAATGGAAACAACcccaaatatttcaatttatt gaCTTTATGGACAAACATGTATGTTGGAAGCCACAATAtgcatttgaaaaaatatttgcattaacTACTAGATGGCAAGTTTTACATCTACCAGATTTTACAATTCACGAACGATTATCCATGACAGACTTGTTTATTCCTgactatataaaaaaaattcgtaatatTAGATCTATAGCCAGTTATGAAATTATATGGAAGAAAGAACATACTGCAGTAGATATgttaaatgaatttaaaaaacaagcAAAAGAAgatgatgacgacgacgatgatgatataaatgataatttattatcaagcATCGAGCCCCAAGAAAtggttttaaaatgttatccAGAATTAGTCGAAACATTTGAAAATACTAGGaatgtaaaaatgaaaaaaaaagttccaactacacgaagaaaaaaagttacggCAAATGCAGTTAATACAAATAACGATGttgaaataaatgatataaagttaaataaaaaaaaattaaagacgaaaaccaaagaaaataataggaAGATTGATGAATTTATACATACAAATGCATTATCTCTAGAGGATTCTTTCGAACAAATGATAATTTCACCTAAAAgatcaaagaaagaaaatgtttcgagcaaagtgaataaattaaaacatggGCCACAATTTAAAAGAGttttagaaacagaaaaattaaattcaaagcTGAATAATACATTTGACAAGATGTTTAACGAACTCTCTTCCAATGATTTTATGAGTGAAAATGAAGATAATGAATTAGACGTAACACACGTAATAGAAAATATCTGTAGCAAACAAGTTTTTCAAATTAGTATGAAAAACCACCAATCTATAAAATCTAGCACCTCGACTATAGAAAACATTAAAGAATGTACGAAAACTGATGAACTTGAATCTGTGACGTGcactaaagaaaattatatttacaaggACCATGGAAAGCAAACATCGGATAACTCTGACGATGAATTTGGTGATATTAATGAATCATATATTCCTATCAACCAAAGAATACAACTGGAAAAAGGCCAAGAGTTTTTATCGTCGTGCAATCaagttgaaaagaaatttaactgtgattttgaaaatattatggatgaaactaacaataaaagtATATGTTTAGacatgtaa
- the Metrs-m gene encoding methionine--tRNA ligase, mitochondrial — protein sequence MASVLLRSVTRIGLARRLNGKQITAKSNNERGIMTSRSRLEKALEELEKNPYYDKYAEKIARLQQTSPEEFLQRVEQQEKTQARQVKHKIAKYRPSKVRFPFLLQNVRSSWSLTIKRQYTNDLFQNKYITTPIFYVNAGPHIGHLYSAVLADAIARYNNMIGHKTFFTTGTDEHGNKIRAAAAAAGLPNLEYCTKISQQFKEMCDRFEVDYSRFIRTTEKQHYDAVYHFWKELEERGHIYLGKYSGWYCVSDEAFLNDAELIELKDSTGKVIKVSAESGNKVEWMEEENYKFRLSAFQNDLKYWLKDENTVRPALYHKILSQWVEEGTCLQDLSITRIRKKAPWAIPSPCDEFHSIYVWLDALINYLTALGYPNKSYKDFWPPSIQIIGKDILKFHGIYWPAFLIAAGLEPPRTLLCHAHWTVDHTKMSKSKGNVVSPFEAADNYSEEGLRYFILREAVPQNDANYSSTKIVNILNSELADTLGNLVSRCTGKAINPSKEFPDPAKYWNVLQSQVADETKEALKSVGRTARESYEEHNLHHVVDAVMSMLHCANKMVAYHEPWQLKKLDDADSIKKLKAVISLALESSRIGALILYPIVPRLSSNLLDFLNIPKENRMWTDTAPEFSNNSIKERYIKCNNLILFKKIKSH from the exons ATGGCGAGCGTTTTACTTCGAAGCGTAACGCGTATAGGATTAGCCAGGCGTCTAAACGGTAAGCAGATAACTGCTAAATCGAACAACGAGAGAGGCATCATGACGAGCCGGTCTAGGCTCGAAAAAGCTCTCGAGGAACTCGAGAAGAACCCTTATTACGACAAGTATGCCGAGAAAATCGCGAGACTGCAGCAGACCAGCCCGGAGGAGTTTCTGCAACGTGTCGAGCAACAGGAGAAGACTCAGGCGCGGCAag ttAAACATAAAATTGCAAAGTATCGACCATCAAAAGTAAGATTTCCATTCCTATTACAAAATGTACGGTCATCTTGGAGTTTAACGATAAAAAGACAGTACACGAACGATCTATTTCAAAATAAGTACATTAccacaccaattttttacgtaaacgctg gGCCTCACATTGGACATTTGTACAGTGCAGTTTTAGCCGATGCCATTGctcgatataataatatgataggccataaaacattttttactaCTGGCACTGATGAGCACGGTAACAAAATTAGAGCCGCCGCAGCCGCAGCTGGTCTACCAAATCTTGAATATTGCACCAAAATTTCACAGCAATTTAAGGAAATGTGCGATAGGTTTGAAGTGGATTATTCGCGTTTTATTAGAACCACTGAAAAACAACATTATGATGCAGTGTATCATTTTTGG aaagAGTTAGAAGAAAGAGGCCATATCTATCTAGGAAAATACTCGGGATGGTATTGTGTATCAGACGAAGCGTTCCTCAATGATGCCGAGTTAATAGAACTAAAAGATTCGACTGGCAAAGTAATCAAAGTCTCCGCGGAATCAGGAAACAAAGTAGAATGGatggaagaagaaaattacaaattcCGGCTTAGCGCATTTCAAAATGATCTCAAGTATTGGCTCAAAGATg aaaacaCAGTCAGACCTGCACtgtatcataaaatattatctcagTGGGTAGAAGAAGGTACATGTTTACAAGACTTGAGCATTACTAGAATTAGAAAGAAAGCGCCATGGGCTATACCATCTCCGTGTGACGAATTTCACTCGATATATGTATGGCTGgatgctttaataaattatttaacggcCTTAGGTTATCCAAATAAATCGTACAAAGATTTTTGGCCGCCCAGTATTCAA aTAATtggaaaagatattttaaagttcCACGGTATCTATTGGCCAGCATTTTTAATAGCAGCAGGTCTCGAGCCTCCAAGAACATTATTGTGTCACGCTCACTGGACTGTTGATCATACAAAAATGTCGAAATCGAAAGGAAATGTAGTTTCGCCGTTCGAAGCTGCAGATAATTATTCAGAAGAGGGATTacgatactttattttaaGAGAAGCAGTGCCACAGAACGATGCAA ATTATAGTTCTACAAAAATTGTTAACATATTAAATTCCGAGTTGGCGGATACACTGGGCAATCTAGTCAGTCGTTGCACGGGTAAAGCAATTAATCCGTCCAAAGAGTTTCCCGATCCAGCGAAGTACTGGAATGTGTTGCAATCTCAAGTAGCTGATGAAACCAAAGAGGCTTTAAAATCCGTGGGCAGAACAGCGCGCGAAAGTTACGAGGAACACAATTTACATCACGTTGTAGATGCAGTTATGAGTATGCTTCATTGCGCGAATAAGATGGTAGCGTATCACGAACCTTGGCAGTTAAAGAAACTCGATGATGCAGATTCAATCAAGAAGCTTAAAGCTGTGATATCGCTTGCTTTAGAAAGTAGTAGAATAGGTGCTTTAATATTGTATCCAATTGTACCGAGACTGAGCAGTAACTTGCTCGATTTCTTAAATATCCCAAAGGAAAATCGTATGTGGACAGATACTGCGCCTGAATTTTCTAATAACAgtataaaagaaagatatattaaatgtaataatttgatattgtttaaaaaaattaaaagtcacTAA
- the LOC139113371 gene encoding casein kinase I isoform X1 has protein sequence MATLAMSVAKSDFVVGGKYRLMRKIGSGSFGDIYLGINISNGEEVAVKLENMRARHPQLLYESKLYKILHGGIGIPHIRWYGQEREYNVLVMDLLGPSLEDLFTFCSRRFTIKTVLMLADQMIGRIEYVHCKHFIHRDIKPDNFLMGIGRHCNKLFLIDFGLAKKYRDSRTRLHIIYREDKNLTGTARYASINAHLGIEQSRRDDMESLGYVLMYFNRGSLPWQGLKAATKKQKYEKISEKKMSTPVEVLCKGFPAEFAMYLNYTRGLRFEESPDYMYLRQLFRILFRTLNHQYDYTFDWTMLKQKAASSNISGGVSTAGPGLTQGAQGAQGQGQGQGQAPTQANTQSASLIRKRWLDSSTKLNISIGTNHSSKKQ, from the exons ATGGCGACGTTAGCGATGTCAGTGGCGAAGAGCGACTTCGTCGTGGGCGGCAAGTACAGGCTGATGAGAAAGATCGGGTCAGGTTCCTTCGGCGACATTTACCTCGGCATCAACATCTCCAATGGCGAG GAAGTGGCAGTTAAACTGGAGAACATGCGAGCTCGGCATCCACAGCTTCTATATGAATCAAAgctgtataaaatattacatggTGGTATAGGAATACCACACATACGTTG GTATGGTCAGGAACGCGAATATAACGTTCTTGTCATGGATCTTCTTGGACCATCTTTAGAAGacctttttacattttgttcaAGAAGGTTTACGATCAAGACCGTTTTAATGTTGGCAGACCAGATGATCGGTAGGATTGAGTATGTTCATTGCAAACACTTTATCCACAGAGATATAAAGccggataattttttaatgggGATCGGACGACATTGTAATAag ctATTCCTCATCGATTTTGGATTGGCTAAAAAGTACAGAGACAGTCGCACAAGATTGCACATAATATACCgcgaagataaaaatttaacgggTACTGCGAGGTATGCGTCTATCAATGCGCATCTTGGAATTGAACAAAGTCGTCGCGACGATATGGAATCACTGGGCTACGTTCTTATGTACTTTAATCGAGGATCGTTACCTTGGCAAGGTCTCAAAGCTgcgacaaaaaaacaaaaatatgaGAAAATTAGTGAGAAAAAGATGTCTACACCAGTAGAAGTCTTATGCAAG gGATTTCCTGCTGAATTTgcgatgtatttaaattatacgcgAGGTCTACGCTTTGAAGAAAGTCCAGACTACATGTATTTACGTCAACTTTTCCGTATACTTTTCCGTACATTAAATCATCAATACGATTATACATTTGATTGGACGATGTTGAAGCAAAAGGCAGCAAGTAGTAATATTAGCGGAGGAGTCTCAACAGCTGGACCAGGTCTCACTCAAGGTGCTCAAGGTGCTCAGGGGCAAGGACAAGGCCAAGGCCAGGCACCTACTCAGGCCAACACTCAATCAG CTAGTTTAATCCGTAAAAGATGGTTGGACTCCTCCACAAAACTCAACATTTCAATTGGCACAAATCATTCTTCCAAGAAGCAATAA
- the LOC139113371 gene encoding casein kinase I isoform X2, protein MATLAMSVAKSDFVVGGKYRLMRKIGSGSFGDIYLGINISNGEEVAVKLENMRARHPQLLYESKLYKILHGGIGIPHIRWYGQEREYNVLVMDLLGPSLEDLFTFCSRRFTIKTVLMLADQMIGRIEYVHCKHFIHRDIKPDNFLMGIGRHCNKLFLIDFGLAKKYRDSRTRLHIIYREDKNLTGTARYASINAHLGIEQSRRDDMESLGYVLMYFNRGSLPWQGLKAATKKQKYEKISEKKMSTPVEVLCKGFPAEFAMYLNYTRGLRFEESPDYMYLRQLFRILFRTLNHQYDYTFDWTMLKQKAASSNISGGVSTAGPGLTQGAQGAQGQGQGQGQAPTQANTQSGAR, encoded by the exons ATGGCGACGTTAGCGATGTCAGTGGCGAAGAGCGACTTCGTCGTGGGCGGCAAGTACAGGCTGATGAGAAAGATCGGGTCAGGTTCCTTCGGCGACATTTACCTCGGCATCAACATCTCCAATGGCGAG GAAGTGGCAGTTAAACTGGAGAACATGCGAGCTCGGCATCCACAGCTTCTATATGAATCAAAgctgtataaaatattacatggTGGTATAGGAATACCACACATACGTTG GTATGGTCAGGAACGCGAATATAACGTTCTTGTCATGGATCTTCTTGGACCATCTTTAGAAGacctttttacattttgttcaAGAAGGTTTACGATCAAGACCGTTTTAATGTTGGCAGACCAGATGATCGGTAGGATTGAGTATGTTCATTGCAAACACTTTATCCACAGAGATATAAAGccggataattttttaatgggGATCGGACGACATTGTAATAag ctATTCCTCATCGATTTTGGATTGGCTAAAAAGTACAGAGACAGTCGCACAAGATTGCACATAATATACCgcgaagataaaaatttaacgggTACTGCGAGGTATGCGTCTATCAATGCGCATCTTGGAATTGAACAAAGTCGTCGCGACGATATGGAATCACTGGGCTACGTTCTTATGTACTTTAATCGAGGATCGTTACCTTGGCAAGGTCTCAAAGCTgcgacaaaaaaacaaaaatatgaGAAAATTAGTGAGAAAAAGATGTCTACACCAGTAGAAGTCTTATGCAAG gGATTTCCTGCTGAATTTgcgatgtatttaaattatacgcgAGGTCTACGCTTTGAAGAAAGTCCAGACTACATGTATTTACGTCAACTTTTCCGTATACTTTTCCGTACATTAAATCATCAATACGATTATACATTTGATTGGACGATGTTGAAGCAAAAGGCAGCAAGTAGTAATATTAGCGGAGGAGTCTCAACAGCTGGACCAGGTCTCACTCAAGGTGCTCAAGGTGCTCAGGGGCAAGGACAAGGCCAAGGCCAGGCACCTACTCAGGCCAACACTCAATCAG gAGCGCGCTAA